The sequence TTTCTCTTCGTTGAAAGTTGAAGTAACGGTTGTTGAGGCGGCGGATCGGGTATTGCCGACAGAGGATGCTGATGCTGCTAAACTGTTAACAAGAGTCTTGAAGAAAAAAGGCATCAAACTTCAAACGAGTGTAAAAGTGCAATCCGTTAGTGAAGCGAATGGTATAAAAACAGTTATTTGTGTTGATTCGAAAGGGAAAGAATTCTCTGTTGAAGCGGATACGTTGCTCGTTAGTACGGGAAGAAGACCGAATGTATCAGCAACACACTCCTTAAATTTGAAGGCAAACGGTCCTTTTATTGAGGTTAATGAAAAAATGGAAACGAGTTTGGCGAACGTCTACGCAGTTGGCGATGTAATTGGCGGCTGGCAGCTTGCTCATGCAGCGAGTGCAGAGGGCGTCGTGGCAGCGAACAATGCAGCAGGTATTCCAGATACGATGGATTATAAAGTGATGCCGCGTTGCACTTATACATTACCCGAAATTGCAGGAGTTGGCCTAACAGAAGCTGAGGCCAAAAAGCAAAATATCGATGTGCGTGTTGAGAAGTTCGATTTTGCGGGCAATGGAAAAGCTCTCACATCTGGTGAGTCTGAAGGCTTTACGAAAGTAATCTATGAAGCGAAATACGGTGAAATGATTGGTGTTGTCATGGTAGGATCACATGTAACGGAAATGATTTCTGAGGCATCGGCATTTATGTATTTAGAAGGGACGGTGGAAGAGGCGGCTAAAATGGTCCATCCTCACCCAACAGTGTCCGAAACGTTTTTTGAAGCGGCTGTTAATAGTGTAGATAAGCTTCGCAAGGGGCTATGATATTCAGTAGGAATGAATTTATGTAAGGATGGGATTGGCAATGGGACAAAATGAACAGAAATTAATGGTGAGAACAGCCACCCTTTATTACCACGAAGGGTGGACGCAGGCACAAATTTCTAAAAAAATTGGCATGTCCCGGCCAATTATCTCTCGATTGCTTCAAAAAGCAAAGGACACAGGTATTGTAGAAGTGTTTATTAAGGACGAAACGGTGCATACAGTAGCGCTCGAGCAACAACTTGAGAAATTTTATGACCTTGATGAAGCGGTTGTTGTACCGACAAGTCACGCGCAGGGGCATACGATGAAAAGTGCGGTTGCCTCTGCAGCCGCTTATTATGCTGCAAAAAAAGCAAGAAATATTAGTCGTCTTGGAATCTCCTGGGGGACGACGGTGTCGGAGTTTGTAAAATCGTATCCGTATGAAAACAGGACAGATATGCACATTGTTCCTTTAGAAGGTGGAATGGGAAGGGAATCCATTGATATTCATGCGAATCATCTTGCGTATGAGCTAGCGAAAAAGATGCAGGCATCCTGTTCCTATTTATATGCGCCTGCAATTGTGGATTCAGAGGAAGTAAAGAATCATTTTATGGAGATTTCGGATATCAAGACGGTATTGCAAGAGGGTGCACAGACGGAAATGGCTATCATTGGTGTTGGTAACCCACATGAGGACTCGACACTTGAAAAAGTAGGTTATCTACAGGCGGAGGATGCTGCATCGCTGAGAGAAGCAGGCGCAGCTGGGGATGTAGGCTTTCGTTTTTTCAATGACAATGGTGAGCTAGTGGATCATCCGTTTAATGAACGGGTTGTTGGTGTTGATTTTGAACAATTGAAAGAGATTCCAACGGTGGTTGCGATTGCAGATGGTACGCATAAATTGAGAAGCTTGAGGGGCATTTTGGCGAGTCGGATTGTTGATGTGCTTGTCATTGATGAGCATTCTGCGGTACAACTTGTCAAAACAAAAACAAATGTTTAGTGTTTTCACAAATGCTCACACCTGCTAGAGGGTGTGTTTTCTTTATTGAATTGTAATTTAAATGCACTTTCTTCCAAAGGAATTGTTATAATGAAGAAAATGTCACTAGACAATAAATGAGGGATTGTTATGTTAAGTTGGGAAGAACGTCGTCAACTCGTTAAAGTTGCCAACCTATACTATGTGGAAGGCTGGACGCAACAGCAGATTGCAAAAAAAATTGGTGTTTCTCGTCCTGTCATTTCGAAAATGCTACAAAAGGCAAAAGATGTGGGAATTGTAGAGGTATACATAAAAGATGAAAACGTACATACAGTAGACTTAGAAAAAAAGCTTGAAGAAAAATTTAGGTTGCAGGATACGGTTGTAGTTCCGGCTACTGGCCTTACACCAGATATGACCAGGCGCGCAGTTGGTCAAGCGGCCGGACGTTATTTGGCCAAGCATTTAGCAAGTGACGTAGAAAGGCTTGGTATTTCTTGGGGAACGACGCTTGCAGAAGTTGTCAAAGAGTACCCTTTTGAGCGACGAGAAAATATGAGTGTGGTCCCTCTTGTCGGGGGGATGGGAACAAAAAGTGTGGAAATTCACGCTAATCATCTTGCTTATGAGCTTGCTAAAAAAATGAATGGCAAGTGTTGCTACTTATACGCGCCCGCCATTGTTGAAACGGAAGAGTTAAAAGACCGACTTGTAAAAATGGATGACATTGCCCAAGTATTAGAAGAAGGGAAGAATGTCCAAGTTGCTGTAATTGGTATCGGAAATCCGCATAAGGGATCTACGATGAAGGATATTGGTTATTTGCAAGATGCCGATATTCAAAATTTGAAAAAAGCTGGTGCTATTGGAGATATTAGCTCTCGCTTTTTTGATCAGGATGGTACGCCTATCGAGAACAATCTCAATAACCGAATTATTGGTCTGAGTCTGAAGGACTTGAGGAAAATCCCTTATGTCATTGGGGTTGTAGAAGGGGCGTATAAGGCGGAAAGTATTCTAGCTGCGCTTCAAGGCGGCTATGTGCAAACGCTAATTATTGATGAAGAGACTGCACGGGCTCTATTAAATTAAATAATAAAACGGAAATATGCCCTGAATATTCGGGCATATTTTATTTTTCTGACAGTGTCACAATTGTGTACAAAAAGCGAGCTACAAACTGGGATGAAAACGCATACATTTGTTTAGGTATCCGTGATAACATAAAAATAAGCAGGGAGGTCACAACGATGTATCTAGATGAAAGAAGCAGTTTATTGTTAAAGGATCTAATTCATAATCCAGACTTTAAAAATAAAGATCTGGAGGAAAAGTATGGTCTAAGCCGACGCCAAGTGAGCTATAGCATTGAAAAAGTCAATGGCTGGTTAACGATGAACGATTTGCCGAAGATTGAACGGACAAATAATGGTTTTTTCATAATTAGTGTAGAGTTGTTGTCATATTTTAAGGTGGACAATCAGAAGGAGCTTGTCAGACAGCAATATAATTTGTCTGAGAAAGAACGAGTACAGCTTATTTTATTATTGATTTTAAGCAAAGAGGACGCTCTGTCGCTTATTCACCTTACAAGTGCCTTGCTGGTAAGTAAGAATACAGTATTAAATGATCTGAAATTAGCACAAGCGATGCTTCACTCACATAATCTTGCTGTCAACTACTCGCGCCAGTCTGGATATGTAATGACGGGGAATGAATTGCAAAAGAGAAAATTGCTGATAGATACGATACAGATTGTTCTTGATAATGAACATGGCGAAGCAATTATCGAAAAAATAACAGGTGTTGAAAAAAAGAAACGACAAGAAGTTCAGCGATGGCTTGAGCAGATAGAAGAGCAGCTGAATTTAACATTTACTGATGAAAGGATGAAGCAACTACCCTATATTCTTACGATTATCCTTATACGAATAAAGCAGAAAGAATGCATTGAAGCTGCTTTCTCTATTCATTATGAAGAACTTTCAGATACTAAAGAATACCAAGCTGTTGAATTACTGCTATCTACCTATGGTGATATTCCAAGGGAAGAGCGGTTGTTCATAACACTGAATATTCTAGCATCTAATGTTTCAGCTTCTGAAGTATTAGCAGATAAAATTGTTCCTCAATTAATGAAAGCTGTAGAAGAAATACTAGTGTTGTTTGAACGAAATACTTGTATTGAATTAAAGGAAAAAGAGAAACTCATTCAACTCATTTTTATCCATATGAAACCGGCATATTACCGGATTAAATACCAGCTGACAACTTCAAATATGTACACAGAAAAAATTAGTACGGAATTTGGAGAACTTCATTATTTGATAAAACAGTCGCTTGAGCCGCTACAAACATTAATTGGAGAACCGATACCAGAGAGTGAAGTTGTCTATTTAACGATGTTTATCGGTGGGTGGCTTGAGCGGCAGGGAGACCATATTCATTATAAAACACGAGCTGTGGTCGTCTGCCCGAATGGATTATCTGTTTCCAAGTTGATGAAAAATAGTCTGCAAAAGATTTTTCCTGAGTTTCTCTTTTTAGATTCTTTGTCTGTGCGAGAATTTCATCATTTTAAGTTAGATTATGATCTGGTCTTTTCGCCGCATATGCTGCCAACGGAGAAAAAGGTATATATTGTCCAACAACTACCGACGGAAGAAGAAAAATTGCAACTCAGGAAACGAGTCATGCAGGAGCTATATGGCTATGCGCCCTCCGTCATCAGTGTAGAAGAAATACTTTCTATTGTTAACAAGCACCAGGGGAGAAATAATGATTCGAAGCTAAAAAAGGAATTACAGTCATTTTTGGAAATAAAGCAAGCAACGCCAACGATACGAGACTTAGGAAAGAAGGTACGACCCAATCTGACAGATTTTATCACAGAAGAGGTTATTACAATAGTTCCTGCTGTTTCGGACTGGCAAGAAGCGATACGTCTTTCTGCAGCTCCACTCATTCAAAATGGCTCTATTGAACCGGAATATGTGGAGGAAATTATTCGTGACCACAATTATGAAATCCCGTATATGGTTCTGGGAAAACAGGTATCGATTCCACATGCAAACCCTGAAAGTGGTGTGAATAAAACGGCAATGAGCTTGTTATGTATAAAAGAGGGTGTATCGTTTTCGAAACAATTTCATGTTCATCTGGTTGTGGTAATAGCTGCGAAAGAGAAGGAAAAGCATATTAGAGGGCTGTTTCAGCTATCGAAACTTGCCCTTAATGATGAAGAGGTATATGCGATTGCACAGGCAAACAGTAAGAAAAAAATCATCGATATTATGAGAACGTATGAGGAAGAGGATGAGGACGATGGATAACCGTATTACATTAAATACGCAGCTTGTGGAGTTGCAGGCAGAGCATGAATCAAATGAAGATGTTATTCGTCATCTGTTCGAAAAGCTTCATTCACTTCACTATGTGAAAGAATCTTATTTGGAAGCCGTTTTGGATAGAGAAAAGGAATATCCAACTGGATTACCGCTTACGAAAACGGGCGTAGCAATTCCGCACACTGATTCAGAGCATGTGTTGAAACCAACCATCGCCATAAGTGTATTGAACAAGCCTGTCACATTCAGTGTAATGGGTAGTCCTGAGACAAAAATTGATGTTGAAATTGTTCTCATGCTTGCGATTTCTGATCCACAAAAACAAATTTCGATGCTTCAGCGATTAATGACTGTTTTTCAGGATGAGCAAGCAATGGAACTAATTAAAAGTGCAAAAAGGGAAGAAGAAGTAGTGAATTTGTTAAATAATCAGCTCCAATTAAATGAGAGCGCTTAAATAAAATCGTTTTTAAAATAACTCTGGGGGTGTAAAAATGATTAAAGAAGCAGTGGATTTCGTATTGGATTTAGGTCCGACTATTATGCTGCCAATTATCATGTTGGCGTTTGGCTTAATTTTGAAACAGGGGTTTAATAAATCTTTTCGTGCAGCACTGACAATTGGTATCGGTTTCGTTGGGGTGAATCTTGTGATTGGGCTTCTTATGGAAGCACTTGGACCTGCCACACAGGCAATGGTTGAATCACTCGGCCTTAGCTTAGATATTTTAGATGTAGGTTGGCCGATTGGTGCGGCGATGTCATTTGGAACGCCGGTTGCACCGCTGATGATTCCTTTAATTCTTATTCTAAATGTTATTTTGTTGTCCTTAAATTGGACGAAAACGTTGAACGTCGATATATGGAACTTCTGGCATTTGATTTTCGCGGCTTCTATTGCCTATTATGCCTACGATAACATGTTTCTGGCAATCGCTGTAGGTCTAGTTGTTACTGCAATTACGCTGAAGTTAGCAGACTGGACTGCGCCTGCGATTGAACATCATTTTGGCCTGAAGGGTGTCTCGATGGCGCACTCAGAAACGGTCAACTTTGCACCATTGATGTATGCATCCAATCGTATCATGGATAAAATTCCGGGGCTGAACAAATTGCATGCTGATCCTGAAACATTGAAGAAACGATTTGGTATTTTTGGTGAACCGCTTGTCATGGGTTTGGTACTTGGAGTTCTAATCGGTCTACTTGGCGGTTATGACGCTAAAGGGGTGATGGGGCTTGGTGTTCAAATGGCTGCTGTCCTCATTTTAATGCCGCGTATGGTAGCGCTTCTGATGGAAGGACTCATTCCTATTTCGGAAGGGGCTCGGGATTATATTAATCGAAAGTATCCTGGTAAAAACGTCTACATTGGACTTGATACTGCCATTGTCATTGGACATCCGGCGAATATGGCAGTTGCGCTTTTGATGGTGCCTATTACAATTTTGCTTGCAGTTACTTTGCCTTACAATAATATGTTGCCATTTGCTGATTTATCGGTGCTACCATTCACAGTAGTTTGGGCGGTTGCGGCTGCCCGCGGAAACATTATTCGTGGACTGATCAATAGTGTTTTTGCCTTAATGATTGTGTTCTTTATTGCGACAAACCTAGCAGAGCTAGCAACGACGATGGGACGCGCAGTTGGCTTTGCTTTCCCAGAAGGAGCATCGTTAATTTCTGGTATTGATTTAGGTTCACACATACTTCCATGGATTATTCTTCGTTTGCTCGATCCAAGTAACCCTTATTTCATTGCAGCACTTGGAGCAGCCCTTATTTATGGTTTGCTATGGTACTGGGTCCGCAACGATATTCGTAAGCAATATGCAAAAGAAATGGGTCTTGAGGTACAGGAAACAAATGCTTCAGTGAAAAAATAATAGTAGACTTTAGGAGGAATTAATGATGGCTAAAAAAATACTTGTATCATGTGGGACAGCAGTTGCGACATCTACGGTTGTTGCAAAAAAAGTGGAAGAAATACTTGGGAAAAAGGGATACGATGTTGTTGTTGAACAGTGTAAAGCATCGGAAGTGCCTTACAAGGCGGCGGGTGCAGATGTGATTGTGACAACGACGCCTATCAGCGATGCCGGGGATACACCGGTTATTCAAACGATTTCGTTTTTAACGGGTGTTGGCATAGATGATGATATTGAAAAAATCATCAAGTATTTAAACTGATATCAAGGGGTCTTTATGGCCCCTACTCATTTTTGGAGGAGGCGTTCACTGTGTCGACTTACAGCTACAATAACTCAGCAAGAAATATGACACTCATCGTTCCAGTGCTATTGATGGTTGGCCTTTTTATATGGGCTGTGTATGGATTATTTTCTGAAGGTGCTCTCATGATTTATAAGCTTACGGTTTACACGATGCCTGTTCTTCTTGCATCCTCTTTTTTCGGGCTACATAACCCATCGAGCATTGTTGTGACGGATGAAACGATCACATTTAACGGTTTTGGGCGCAGCCATACGTATACATGGGAAGAGGCTGGAATCATCTATATAAAAAGTTACGGTTATGTTGGCAAAACACTTATCCGTCTTGGTAAGCCACGTATTTTAGGTGGGCGCTACTGGATTACGAATGAGATGCAAGGATACAGTGAACTGCTCGACTTCTTAGAGCAAAGGGATGGAAGGGGAGTGGCAAAATGAAATCGGCGGTTTTTTACGATAAGCATGATATTCGATACGAAGAGCACCCCATTCCGGAAATTGGAGTAGGAGAAGTTCTATTGAAGATGGAGATATGTGGGTTATGTGGCACGGATATTCATAAAGTACTGGGCGAAACAGTACCTTCTTCAAGTGTGCTTGGCCATGAGGTTTCTGGAACAATTGTCAAGGTAGGGCATGGTATCGAGGATTATAAAGAAGGTGATCGAGTGTACGTTGCTCACCACGTACCTTGCTTTACCTGCCATTATTGCCAACGAAAGATGTATACACTATGTAAACAATTTAAAGAAACAAATCTTGATCCAGGTGGATTTTCTGAATATATCCGTGTTCCAGCGCTACACGTCAAGCATACAATGGGCAAGTTACCTAATGATGTGACGTTCGAGCAAGGTGCATTGGTAGAACCAGTTGCCTGCTGTCTACATGGATTTGAATCAATTCGTATTCGTCCAGGAGACTCAGTACTTATTTTGGGAGCAGGGCAGATTGGCTGTATTCAAATCCAGATTGTGCGGCACCTGCTGGCAGGCCAGATTATTGTCAGTGATATTAACCCTTATCGTCTGGAACAATCGCTACAGTTTGGCGCAGATTACACGGTGAATAGCCAACATGAAAATATGGTGGAAAAAGTTATGCAGTTAACAGGTGGAAATGGTGTTGACCATGTAATTATTTCCGCAGGAATCAACAGTTTACTACCGCAAGCGATGGAGTGTGTCAGACGCGGCGGAACGATTCTAGTGTTTGCACCTTTCAAAAATGAAAATATATCAATTCCAGCAGAGCGATTTTTCAATGATGAGATTAAAGTAATTGGCTCATATTCATCGAATCCATACAATTATGAAATTGCGCTACAAATGATACAACAAGGCGTTATTGCTACAGAGAAGATGGTTACGCATCGCTTTCCACTATCGCAATTACTTGAAGCTATTCAATGTGCACATAATCCGAATGAACATGTGTTAAAAGTGCTAATCACTCCTTAATTAAAATGTATGAGACTTGTGAGATTATAATCAGGGGAGGAACGTCATGGACATTATGCTTAATGGGAAAACAGCACTGGTCATTGGTGGAAGTAGTCCAATGATTTCAGCGATTTGTACACAACTTGCAGAATCCGGTGTGCACGTCTGGCATCAACTATTTAAACAAGAGAAACAGGAAAAAGTCCCACTGGTTACATCTATTGTGGCCGATGTGCGAAATCCAAATGACATGAAAAAGTTAATAACAACTATTTTAAATGAAAGTGAAAAAATTGATTTATTAATCAATGCTTCTCCTATGGAGCCTGCCTGCTTATTGAGTGAGTTGGCAGTAGAAGACTGGTTAAGGGTATTTGAATTTCATATAGATGTCCCTTTTCTTTCTTGTAGAGAAATTATTCCACAAATGGTTCGGCAAGGCGGCGGTGCCGTCGTAAATATTTCTTCATCCGCAGCAATTACGGGAGAAGGTGGACCCCATTTTGCTGCTGCGAAAAGTACATTAAATGCGATGACGCGTGGGTTGGCTCGTGAATACCGCGGCCAAGGTATCCAGGTGAATGGAGTAGCCCCTTCTCCCTTTACAAAAGATGAAGAAGAGAATCGAAGTATAGCCGCTTCGACAGCTGCGATGGTAGTCCTTCTCTGTTCGGAATATGGTAGGCGTTTCAGTGGAGAAACAATCATGATTGATGGAGGGGAAAGTGTTGGATAATGTTCTTGTCATTGGAGGCGCAGCAGGAATTGGACGAGAGATTGCACTTGATTTTGCGAAAAAAGGCCATCAAGTCGCTGTTGCAGATATTGATCGAACGACATTGAATACGATGATCCAGCAAAGTTCAGTGGAACAGAATCTTCACGCATTTGATGTAGATGTTAGTTCGTGGGAAAGTGTATCAGCGATGGCGCGGCAGGTGATTGAAAAGTTTGGCCATGTTCATACACTTGTATTTTCAGCAGGCATTACCAAAAGGCTTGGCTTGGAGGAAGTAGACTGGGCTTTATGGAAAAAAACGATGGCTATAAATTTGCACGGCTTATTTTATAGTATAAAAGCAATAAGCCCTTATATGATGGCAAGAAAAGAAGGAAGTATTGTCATTATTGGATCGGGTTCCGCTATCACCGGCTCAGGCGGGGGAATACAATATTATGCCTCAAAAGGTGGAGCATTTGGATTGATGAGATCGCTCGTAAAGGAACTTGGTTCTTATGGCATCAATGTAAATGTGATTGCTCCAAGAGTAATTCAATCACAAATGCTTGATGCATTGTATCCGACAGCTGAGTCGAAACAAGCTATTATGAATGAGATTCCAATTGGTCGATTAGGAAAACCTTCGGATATATCTGAACTTGTGCAGTATGTAAGTGCCAAGCAAGCTAAGTATATTCATGGTCAAATCTTAGTATTAGATGGTGGAAGGACATATCAAGGGAAATAAAAGAACTACTATTACAAACGATTTACCTCGTTTGTAATAGTAGTTCTTTTTTTATTTTATAGCAAGTTTACTAATCGATTGAATATTTAGTATTGACAACATTTCATCAAATAGCATACAATACAGTTATTACAAACGTGTCGGTATAGAACAAATGTAAATAAGGGGTGGTGGTTGTATGTGGGGATACCTATTGGGCGGATTTGTTAGCTTGTGGTTACTTCAAATTTATTTATCGACATTGCAAATGAAACATTATAAAGCAACGGTTCAGGATATGAGCAGACGTGATAGCGGTTATCTGGGGGTTGGGGTAGAAAAAAAGAAACTTGGTTCGGGAACGGTTATTATTCTTGTGACTAACACAGAGGGGATTGTTGAGGATTGTCGTGTGATGAGTGGTGTAACTGTTTTTATTAAATTCAAAGAATGTAAGCGGTTTATTGGGGAGCATATTTCGATGCTTCAAGATGATAAATGGACAGTATCGCTCGAAATGGCCGTCGAAAAAATTAAGCAACAAATGGGGAAAGTCGCAACTGCATAAACACCATAGTAGGACAATAATAGTAGGGGGGAATTTGGTATGGATTTCTTAGTGAAGTTGGCAGAAGGGTTTATCGGCATGTTCCAAGCGGGTGGCGAGACATTCATGGGCATGTTTACTGGTATTATTCCAACGTTAGTTTGTTTGATTCTTGCTGTAAACGCTTTAATTAAAATTGTTGGGGAAGAGAGAATCGACCGCTTTGCCCGGAAATGTACAAAAAATATTATTTTACGCTATACATTGTTTCCACTATTAGCGGTATTCTTTTTAACAAATCCGATGGCATACACATTCGGTAAATTTTTACCGGAACGTCAGAAGCCAGCGTTTTACGATTCGGCAGTTTCGCTTGTGCATCCGATAACAGGGTTGTTCCCGCACGCGAATGCGGCAGAACTTTTTGTCTATATGGGAATTGCACAGGGAATTACCGCACTTGGCTTATCGGTTGGGCCACTTGCTATTCGATTCTTTATTGTTGGTATGATCGTGATCTTGATCCGTGGGATTATCACAGAACGAATTACAATTATGATGATGAAACGACAAAATATTTCTATCAATGATTGAGGATGAGGGGAGGAATAGTAGATGACTGAATTTAAAGCGGTTAAGGTTTCAAAGGGCAGCAGTGGTTGGGGAGGTCCCCTTGTCATTCAGCCGGACGGGGAGAAAAAGTATATTGTTTCGGTGACGGGTGGAGGCATTCACCCAGTTGCTCAGCATATCGCCGATTTAACAGGTGCAGAAGCAGTGGATGGTTTTAAAACATCTATTGAAAAAGAGAAAATGGCTTGTGTAATCATTGACTGTGGTGGTACGGCACGTTGTGGTGTTTACCCTAAAATGGGTGTCTTAACATTGAATTTGACACCGACATCGCCATCAGGACCATTAATGAAGTTTATTCAAGAAGATAATTTCGTTTCGGGTATTAAAGAGTCCGATGTTGAACTGACAGAAGGAGCAGAATCATCTGTGATGGGGACTGTGCATCCCAAAAATGCACAAGAACTCAAAGCGGAGGCTCGTGAAAAAGTTGCTCAGATGAAGGACAGCAAGGGTGAACCACGCAAACAGAATATTGTAGAGAAAATTGGACGTGGCATGGGTGGTGTCATAGGGATTCTCTACCAAGCAGCTCGTGAAACGATTGAGCAGGTTATGAAAAATATTATCCCATTTATGGCGCTTGTTAGTACGCTAATCGGGATTATCCTTTATACAGGAATTGGCGATATTATCGCTAACTTTGTCTCTCCGCTAGCGGGAAATATTTGGGGATTATTGCTGTTATCTGTTATTTGTGCGGTTCCTATTTTGTCGCCATTGCTCGGTCCTGGCGCAGTTATTGCACAGGTTGTTGGTGTTTTGGTTGGAGTGGAAATTGGTAAGGGGAATATCCCGCCAAGCTTAGCTCTTCCAGCGTTATTCGCTATTAACCCACAAGTAGGTGCTGATTTTGTACCTGTAGGCTTAACACTTGGGGAAGCGAAACCAGAAACAGTTGAAGTGGGTGTACCAGCGGTTCTTATGTCGCGTCTAATTACAGGGCCATTGGCTGTATTGATTGCATATGTATTTAGCTTTGGTTTGTACGAATAATATGGATGTTATATAGAAGGTATTTGGAGGTTTAGGAATGAAGACAATTTATGAGTCCGCAGTTACGGAAATTGGTGCTGACGTAGACATGTTTCTGGAAGAGAAGATGATGATTATTTTTAATGAGAGTGCACCGCAAGAATTACGTGATATTGCGATTTTACATCGCATTGCACCTTTGGAGGGGCATATTACGGTCGGTGATGTACTCGCATTTGATGAGCAGTCTTATAAAATCACATTTGTAGGTGAAAAGGTAAATGAAACAGTGAGTGAGTTCGGTCATTGCACAATTAGCTTCACCGGTGCGGATCACGCAGATTTACCGGGAACACTATGTGTGGAAGCAAAAGAAATGCCGACGATTTCTACTTCAACGAAAATTACAATTAAAACAGCCAGGGAGGCATAATAGATGTTAGGACTTAATCGAAAACTTATAGAGCTAGAGAAGGCAGGTAAGGAAATTAAAGTAGGTCTCATTGGCTGTGGGCAAATGGGACGTGGTATGATTTCGCAGATTGAAAACATGAAAGGTATGCGTGTTGCAGCCACAGCAGATTTACAGACAACAATCATTCAAAATGCATATATGTTAGCAGGTGTAGAGCCACAGCAAATCATCACGACAAATGAGATTGAAGCAGCGGAAAAAGCAATGTCTGAAGGAAAAGTTGTAGCCACAACTGATGCATCCCTAGTAATTGAGCTACCAGGCATTGATGTTATCGTAGATGCAACGGGTGTACCGAATATTGGTGCTGAAATTGCTTGGAAGGCTATTATGAACAAAAAGCATATCGTCATGCTCAATGTAGAGGCTGATGTTACGATTGGTCCACTTCTTCATCAAATGGCGGAGGCGAGCAATGTCGTTTATACGGGTACGGCAGGTGACGAGCCAGGTTGTATTATGGAGCTACATGATTTTGCTGACGCACTTGGGTTTGATATTGTTGCGCTAGGAAAAGGGAAAAATAATCCATTGAATTATGAGGCTAATCCTGCGACGGCTGAAGCAGAGGCTAAAGAAAAAGGATCTAGTCCGAAAATGCTGGCATCATTCCAAGATGGAACAAAAACGATGGTCGAAATGAATGCAGTTGCGAATGCAACGGGGTTCTTGCCGGATGTACCGGGGATGCATGGCCCATCTGGTACGGCAAGCGAGCTTCCAGATATTTTCCGTTCAAAAGCGGAGGGTGGTATCTTGAACAATAAGAAAATTGTTGACTATGTAAATGGTGTAGCACCAGGCGTATTCGCGATTATTTCATCAGAAAAAGAAGAAGTCAATCATGAAATGCAGTATTTGAAAATGGGGCCGGGGCCAAACTATATTCTATATCGTCCTTACCATTTAACAAGTCTTGAAACACCATTATCTGTGGCGCGTGCATACTTGAATCAGTCTGCTACAATTGCACCATGGCACGGTCTGCAAGCAGAAACTGTCGCTACGGCGAAAAAAGATTTGCAACCAGGCGATCGTTTAGATGGCATTGGTGGATTTACAGTGTACGGA comes from Sporosarcina sp. FSL K6-3457 and encodes:
- the lpdA gene encoding dihydrolipoyl dehydrogenase produces the protein MTKQYEIVVVGGGPGGYVAALHAAKLGKKTALIEPDFLGGTCLNRGCIPSKTLLKHAEIIESIEKAKDWGIETGSLTLSFDKMKKRKDDVIERLRGGIAFLLKQGKIDVYQGYGSVQDSSLVVVKTASTEETIGAEKIIVATGSTPAVPPIPGLDTVQFDTSDTIFDIADIPKSVVIIGGGVIGMEFACIFSSLKVEVTVVEAADRVLPTEDADAAKLLTRVLKKKGIKLQTSVKVQSVSEANGIKTVICVDSKGKEFSVEADTLLVSTGRRPNVSATHSLNLKANGPFIEVNEKMETSLANVYAVGDVIGGWQLAHAASAEGVVAANNAAGIPDTMDYKVMPRCTYTLPEIAGVGLTEAEAKKQNIDVRVEKFDFAGNGKALTSGESEGFTKVIYEAKYGEMIGVVMVGSHVTEMISEASAFMYLEGTVEEAAKMVHPHPTVSETFFEAAVNSVDKLRKGL
- a CDS encoding sugar-binding transcriptional regulator; the encoded protein is MGQNEQKLMVRTATLYYHEGWTQAQISKKIGMSRPIISRLLQKAKDTGIVEVFIKDETVHTVALEQQLEKFYDLDEAVVVPTSHAQGHTMKSAVASAAAYYAAKKARNISRLGISWGTTVSEFVKSYPYENRTDMHIVPLEGGMGRESIDIHANHLAYELAKKMQASCSYLYAPAIVDSEEVKNHFMEISDIKTVLQEGAQTEMAIIGVGNPHEDSTLEKVGYLQAEDAASLREAGAAGDVGFRFFNDNGELVDHPFNERVVGVDFEQLKEIPTVVAIADGTHKLRSLRGILASRIVDVLVIDEHSAVQLVKTKTNV
- a CDS encoding sugar-binding transcriptional regulator, with the translated sequence MLSWEERRQLVKVANLYYVEGWTQQQIAKKIGVSRPVISKMLQKAKDVGIVEVYIKDENVHTVDLEKKLEEKFRLQDTVVVPATGLTPDMTRRAVGQAAGRYLAKHLASDVERLGISWGTTLAEVVKEYPFERRENMSVVPLVGGMGTKSVEIHANHLAYELAKKMNGKCCYLYAPAIVETEELKDRLVKMDDIAQVLEEGKNVQVAVIGIGNPHKGSTMKDIGYLQDADIQNLKKAGAIGDISSRFFDQDGTPIENNLNNRIIGLSLKDLRKIPYVIGVVEGAYKAESILAALQGGYVQTLIIDEETARALLN
- a CDS encoding BglG family transcription antiterminator; the protein is MYLDERSSLLLKDLIHNPDFKNKDLEEKYGLSRRQVSYSIEKVNGWLTMNDLPKIERTNNGFFIISVELLSYFKVDNQKELVRQQYNLSEKERVQLILLLILSKEDALSLIHLTSALLVSKNTVLNDLKLAQAMLHSHNLAVNYSRQSGYVMTGNELQKRKLLIDTIQIVLDNEHGEAIIEKITGVEKKKRQEVQRWLEQIEEQLNLTFTDERMKQLPYILTIILIRIKQKECIEAAFSIHYEELSDTKEYQAVELLLSTYGDIPREERLFITLNILASNVSASEVLADKIVPQLMKAVEEILVLFERNTCIELKEKEKLIQLIFIHMKPAYYRIKYQLTTSNMYTEKISTEFGELHYLIKQSLEPLQTLIGEPIPESEVVYLTMFIGGWLERQGDHIHYKTRAVVVCPNGLSVSKLMKNSLQKIFPEFLFLDSLSVREFHHFKLDYDLVFSPHMLPTEKKVYIVQQLPTEEEKLQLRKRVMQELYGYAPSVISVEEILSIVNKHQGRNNDSKLKKELQSFLEIKQATPTIRDLGKKVRPNLTDFITEEVITIVPAVSDWQEAIRLSAAPLIQNGSIEPEYVEEIIRDHNYEIPYMVLGKQVSIPHANPESGVNKTAMSLLCIKEGVSFSKQFHVHLVVVIAAKEKEKHIRGLFQLSKLALNDEEVYAIAQANSKKKIIDIMRTYEEEDEDDG